In the genome of Proteiniborus sp. DW1, one region contains:
- a CDS encoding retropepsin-like aspartic protease: MKILYSDSIDMINMTNERFMNLFLINILANGKTIPFVFDTGASITAISESIADSVGAISSSDLVTVGGNTGMTETVSKSIIPTFKIGKNTVENLSVIVVPDNKLDFGFDEDGNSLRVNGFLGWDVISNFKWTIDPHARKYIVEKPELTDNKDQLYWDNMPIINVQYDNHNMYFGFDTGNTESMFSKEFTPFLKTKQEKKDEIAGIGGVIEEDVYLIDNIKLNISNKSIEIKNISVLKRDVFPTKNFKVMGLLAADIVQNHKCIIDFMNHDFQLI; encoded by the coding sequence ATGAAAATTTTGTATTCAGATAGTATAGATATGATAAATATGACTAATGAACGATTTATGAACTTGTTTTTAATTAATATCTTGGCAAATGGGAAAACAATACCATTTGTATTTGATACAGGTGCATCAATTACTGCAATTAGTGAATCTATAGCTGATAGTGTAGGGGCAATTTCTTCATCTGATTTGGTAACAGTAGGAGGAAATACCGGAATGACAGAAACAGTTTCTAAGAGTATAATTCCTACATTTAAAATTGGAAAGAACACTGTTGAGAATTTAAGTGTAATTGTTGTACCAGATAATAAACTGGACTTTGGTTTTGATGAAGATGGTAATAGCCTAAGAGTAAATGGTTTTCTTGGTTGGGATGTCATCAGTAATTTTAAATGGACAATTGATCCCCATGCAAGAAAATATATCGTAGAGAAACCAGAACTGACTGATAATAAAGATCAATTATATTGGGACAATATGCCGATTATTAATGTCCAATATGATAACCACAATATGTATTTCGGATTTGATACAGGGAACACTGAGAGTATGTTTAGTAAGGAGTTCACTCCCTTTTTAAAAACCAAACAAGAAAAGAAGGACGAGATTGCTGGTATTGGTGGAGTAATAGAGGAAGACGTTTACCTGATTGACAATATTAAACTCAATATTAGCAACAAAAGCATAGAAATAAAGAATATATCTGTTCTAAAGCGAGACGTTTTTCCAACTAAAAACTTCAAAGTAATGGGACTATTAGCTGCGGATATTGTACAGAACCACAAATGTATAATTGATTTTATGAATCATGATTTTCAACTTATTTAA